The following are encoded in a window of Staphylospora marina genomic DNA:
- a CDS encoding stage V sporulation protein AA, translating to MTSQLVLRMKKKVQARPGQRLTVRDLCRYAVNGEVDEDIGRIPVYEVTLDQGNVAVIDIVDLIAVISGRFPDLDIRSVGPAQTLIEVNIPGKKPGWLATTLVSLLLFIGSGLAIMNFHTDVSMQEVHNRIYYLVTGTHENRPLVLQIPYSLGIGAGMILFFNRFMRRKFNEEPSPMELEVFLYQESIDQYLINDEKQKARRSTRDSSG from the coding sequence ATGACGTCTCAACTCGTCTTGCGCATGAAGAAGAAAGTGCAGGCCCGACCCGGACAACGGCTCACGGTCCGGGATTTGTGCCGGTATGCCGTCAATGGGGAAGTCGATGAAGACATCGGCCGGATTCCGGTATATGAGGTCACGCTGGATCAGGGGAACGTGGCGGTCATCGACATCGTTGATCTGATCGCCGTCATTTCCGGACGGTTTCCCGATTTGGACATACGCAGCGTGGGGCCGGCCCAAACCCTGATCGAGGTGAACATTCCCGGCAAAAAGCCGGGCTGGTTGGCGACAACGTTGGTTTCTCTTCTGTTGTTCATCGGATCCGGCCTGGCCATCATGAACTTTCACACGGATGTGAGCATGCAGGAGGTTCACAACCGGATCTATTATCTGGTGACGGGAACGCATGAAAACCGTCCACTGGTGTTGCAGATTCCCTACTCCCTCGGAATCGGAGCGGGCATGATCCTGTTTTTCAACCGCTTCATGCGCCGCAAGTTCAATGAAGAACCCAGCCCGATGGAACTGGAAGTGTTTCTTTATCAGGAATCGATCGACCAGTATCTGATCAACGACGAAAAGCAGAAAGCGCGGCGATCCACCCGTGACTCTTCTGGATGA
- a CDS encoding stage V sporulation protein AB — MTLLDEALLAFIGLAWGIAVGSGFVAFITVLDIVPRLVQLTGTPDKIRVYEMAIISGVILFTWIDFREWLIGLTPWIIPLLGGAMGIFVGMLAAALTEVVNVIPILAKRLGVQDRLMVLLIMMALGKVAGSLIQSLFSII; from the coding sequence GTGACTCTTCTGGATGAGGCGCTCCTTGCTTTCATCGGGCTGGCATGGGGAATCGCGGTGGGCAGCGGATTCGTGGCGTTCATCACCGTGCTGGACATTGTTCCGCGCCTGGTGCAACTCACCGGGACCCCGGACAAGATTCGGGTTTATGAAATGGCCATCATTTCCGGAGTCATCCTGTTTACCTGGATCGATTTCCGGGAGTGGCTGATCGGTCTCACTCCTTGGATCATTCCGTTGCTGGGAGGGGCCATGGGGATTTTCGTCGGCATGTTGGCCGCGGCGCTCACCGAGGTGGTCAACGTCATTCCCATTCTGGCCAAGCGGTTGGGCGTGCAAGACAGATTGATGGTGCTTCTGATCATGATGGCTCTGGGAAAAGTGGCAGGTTCCCTGATCCAATCGCTTTTTTCCATCATATAA
- the spoVAE gene encoding stage V sporulation protein AE codes for MGSFWAAFLVGGLICVIGQLLMDLTPLTPAHVLSLLVVAGAVADGLGLYDPLIEFAGAGATVPITSFGNALVHGALSEAQKHGLIGVLSGIFKITSAGISAAIIFGFLTAAVFKPKG; via the coding sequence ATGGGATCGTTTTGGGCTGCGTTTCTGGTAGGTGGATTGATCTGCGTGATCGGTCAATTGCTGATGGATCTCACTCCGCTCACGCCCGCTCACGTGTTGAGCCTGTTGGTGGTGGCGGGGGCGGTCGCGGACGGTTTGGGACTGTATGATCCGCTGATCGAATTTGCCGGAGCGGGAGCCACCGTGCCGATCACCAGTTTCGGCAACGCTCTGGTGCACGGTGCGTTGTCCGAAGCACAGAAACACGGATTGATCGGCGTGTTGTCGGGAATTTTCAAGATTACCAGCGCGGGCATTTCCGCGGCCATCATTTTCGGATTTCTGACCGCGGCCGTGTTCAAACCGAAAGGATAA
- a CDS encoding stage V sporulation protein AE, translated as MEKRKVILVTDGDKIARKALEEVARQTGGRCISRSGGNPTPLSGEQLVELIRQAASDPVLVMFDDCGSPGTGDGERALRHVARDPHVEVLGAIAVASDLKVEEGVRVDAAIDREGRVIHRAVDKHGVELAQEPPLIHGDTVAVLNELDIPFIVGIGDVGKMGERDSVELGAPVTAKAVRMILKHHGLL; from the coding sequence ATGGAAAAACGGAAAGTGATCCTGGTGACGGACGGCGACAAGATCGCCAGAAAAGCTCTGGAAGAAGTCGCCAGACAGACGGGCGGAAGATGCATTTCGAGGTCGGGGGGAAACCCGACTCCACTGTCGGGAGAACAGCTGGTCGAGTTGATTCGTCAAGCGGCGTCCGATCCGGTACTGGTGATGTTTGACGATTGCGGATCTCCGGGAACGGGGGACGGGGAACGGGCCCTTCGGCATGTTGCCAGGGATCCTCACGTGGAAGTGTTGGGAGCGATTGCCGTTGCCTCGGACCTCAAGGTGGAAGAGGGAGTCCGGGTGGATGCGGCGATCGACCGTGAAGGACGTGTGATCCATCGGGCCGTGGACAAGCACGGCGTGGAACTCGCTCAAGAACCCCCGCTGATTCACGGAGATACGGTGGCCGTGCTCAATGAACTGGACATCCCGTTTATCGTGGGAATCGGAGACGTCGGCAAAATGGGGGAGAGAGATTCGGTGGAACTGGGGGCTCCGGTGACCGCCAAAGCGGTACGAATGATCCTAAAGCATCACGGCCTTTTGTGA
- the lysA gene encoding diaminopimelate decarboxylase yields the protein MKLNGTSRINERGHLEIGGCDTVELARRYGTPLYVMDETLIRENMRTFVRAARETGLRFKVAYASKAFNTMAICRIADEEGLMLDVVSGGELHTALAAGFPPERIYFHGNNKSPAEIEMGLDAGIRLFIADNFTELDLLEAVAAARGMKARILLRVSPGVEAHTHAYIQTGQEDSKFGFDLGSGQVHQAVEKVLKSSAIELEGFHCHIGSQIFGTEAFELAIEKMAALIRDCRRTFGFETRIFNIGGGFGIRYDEEDTPRPVQSLIAGIGQAVKEAFGDMPVPEIWTEPGRAIVGEAGTTLYTVGTVKVVPGIRKYVSVDGGMSDNPRPALYQAKYEGMLANRALEEPEETVSIAGKCCETGDMLIWDIRLPGVRQGDILAISCTGAYNYSMASNYNRLPRPAVVLVRDGEADVVVRRETYDDLIRLDVIPERLRKKDGRETGVEAIGPFRA from the coding sequence ATGAAGCTGAACGGAACGAGTCGCATCAATGAAAGAGGGCATCTGGAGATCGGAGGGTGCGACACGGTTGAGTTGGCCCGGCGGTACGGGACGCCGCTGTATGTGATGGATGAAACGCTGATTCGCGAAAACATGCGGACCTTCGTAAGGGCTGCCCGCGAAACCGGTCTTCGATTCAAGGTGGCTTATGCGAGCAAGGCATTCAATACCATGGCGATTTGTCGCATCGCCGATGAAGAAGGGCTGATGCTGGACGTGGTGTCCGGCGGTGAACTTCATACGGCGCTGGCGGCCGGTTTCCCGCCGGAGCGCATTTATTTCCACGGAAACAACAAGTCGCCTGCCGAAATCGAAATGGGTCTGGATGCGGGCATCCGCCTGTTCATCGCGGACAATTTCACCGAATTGGATCTGCTCGAGGCGGTTGCCGCTGCGCGGGGGATGAAGGCACGGATTTTGCTTCGCGTCAGTCCGGGGGTCGAAGCCCATACACACGCGTACATTCAAACCGGGCAGGAGGATTCCAAGTTCGGCTTCGATTTGGGAAGCGGTCAGGTTCATCAGGCGGTGGAAAAAGTCCTGAAATCGTCCGCCATCGAGCTTGAAGGTTTTCATTGTCACATCGGTTCGCAGATTTTCGGTACGGAAGCCTTTGAACTGGCCATTGAAAAGATGGCCGCGCTGATTCGCGACTGTCGTCGGACATTCGGTTTTGAGACGCGGATTTTCAACATCGGAGGCGGGTTCGGCATCCGCTATGATGAGGAAGATACACCTCGCCCGGTGCAATCGCTCATCGCCGGGATCGGTCAAGCCGTCAAAGAAGCATTCGGCGACATGCCGGTGCCGGAGATTTGGACGGAGCCGGGACGGGCGATCGTGGGAGAAGCGGGGACCACTCTTTATACCGTGGGCACTGTGAAAGTCGTTCCGGGCATCAGAAAGTATGTTTCGGTGGACGGAGGCATGTCGGACAATCCCCGCCCGGCTTTGTACCAGGCCAAGTATGAAGGCATGCTGGCCAACCGGGCACTGGAAGAGCCGGAAGAAACCGTGTCCATCGCCGGCAAGTGCTGCGAAACCGGAGACATGTTGATTTGGGACATTCGTCTGCCCGGCGTTCGTCAGGGGGACATTTTGGCCATCAGCTGCACGGGTGCGTACAATTACTCCATGGCAAGCAATTACAACCGTCTCCCCCGGCCCGCGGTGGTGCTGGTCAGAGACGGGGAAGCGGATGTGGTTGTTCGCAGGGAAACCTATGATGATCTCATTCGCCTGGATGTCATCCCGGAACGGTTGCGGAAAAAAGACGGTCGCGAAACGGGTG